From Arctopsyche grandis isolate Sample6627 chromosome 12, ASM5162203v2, whole genome shotgun sequence, one genomic window encodes:
- the LOC143920477 gene encoding odorant receptor Or1-like, producing MIYDDVLESHSNVNCQLSNVTFSRANCSCATHISKSLFTTSAMASKEIAKGSKIKLTETYLSYPLAVLYVFGLWKRENHPYLYFMYSFFFLFATQYAYAMFQIIYMAKAWGDIEKIAEASFLLLTQATLCVKIILFTWKKSDIENLIENMDEDIFFPRKETQWAVIKKSVIIQKFEFFLFIFMSSFTIVFWAIFPLIDAGPQQKVLPFKAWYPLPTEVTPYYELLYFYQISCIWFSALINISIDRLSTAMTANGCAQVEILMDNLINIENYATDYVMQKKSSLNSKLIQNGGVKSIKKDLDISYPDLLKINDKIIHNLNDCIRHHQSIVRFVGNVEGCFNLGILAQFAASVGIICITGLQITLISPASLKFVSKILYLMAMLAQVLFICRIGNDITTVSEEISGAAYFSPWIDREKKYRTTLLIFMERLKQPIITRAGNFFPLSLQTFVTLLRSSYSYFAVLQQLNTK from the exons ACATATTTCAAAATCACTTTTTACCACAAGCGCTATGGCTTCAAAAGAGATAGCTAAgggatcaaaaattaaattaactgaAACGTACCTTTCTTATCCGCTCGCTGTGCTTTATGTCTTCGGTTTATGGAAACGCGAAAACCatccatatttatatttcatgtattcGTTTTTCTTTTTGTTCGCCACGCAATATGCATACGCTATGTTCCAAATCATCTACATGGCGAAAGCTTGGGGCGATATTGAGAAAATCGCCGAAGCATCCTTTCTTCTTCTCACCCAAGCCACACTGTGCGTTAAAATCATACTCTTCACTTGGAAGAAAAGcgacattgaaaatttaatcgaaAACATGGACGAAGATATATTTTTCCCCAGAAAAGAAACTCAATGGGC agtaattaaaaaaagtgtgataatacaaaaatttgaaTTCTTTTTGTTCATATTCATGTCATCATTTACTATTGTTTTTTGGGCTATTTTTCCACTCATAGATGCTGGGCCACAACAAAAAGTTTTACCTTTCAAAGCCTG GTATCCTCTACCAACAGAAGTCACTCCTTACTAtgaacttttatatttttatcaaatatcaTGCATTTGGTTTAGCGCGTTGATCAACATAAGCATTGATAGATTATCGACCGCAATGACGGCCAATGGTTGTGCTCAAGTTGAAATCCTAATGgacaatttaataaat ATTGAAAACTACGCAACGGACTATGTGATGCAAAAAAAGAGTTCATTAAACTCAAAATTAATCCAAAATGGCGGCGTAAAATCGATTAAGAAAGATCTTGACATATCTTATCCAGATCTTCTTAAAATCAATGACAAAATTATCCATAATTTAAATGACTGTATACGTCATCATCAAAGTATTGTCAG attCGTGGGAAATGTTGAAGGTTGTTTTAATTTAGGAATTTTAGCTCAGTTTGCGGCTAGTGTCGGTATTATTTGTATTACGGGTCTGCAGATTACattg ATAAGTCCTGCCAgtttaaaatttgtatcaaaGATATTGTATCTCATGGCAATGTTAGCGCAAGTACTTTTCATATGTCGTATCGGAAATGATATAACCACTGTA agtgAAGAAATATCTGGAGCTGCTTATTTTTCTCCTTGGATCGATCGCGAAAAGAAATATAGGACGACACTTCTCATATTTATGGAGAGATTGAAACAACCCATTATAACAAGAGCTGGGAACTTCTTTCCGTTGTCTTTGCAAACCTTCGTCACG CTTTTGAGGTCGTCATATTCGTATTTTGCTGTGTTGCAGCAACTCAAcactaaataa